AATTGAACGCTGCCCTCCACCCTTGCATATCCTTCACCAGACCACTCTCGAGTCTCACTGCCCATTCGACAGCGTCATTTCCTATGAAAACTCCTGCCTGAGACCCCTTTTTTTCTATGTACAATTCATGCAGGCCGTCATCGGTGCCATGACGATCGCGTACCAGGCGGACGTGTCCACGAGTACACTTCTTGGCTTCTGGAAGCTGGTCGCCCGCTGGCGCGGCTCTGTATACAAGCTCATCTACAAGGAGATGCTGGTTTACGGGGCCGCGTTTACCGCCATCGCCATCTGGTACCGGCGCTTCATGACGGCCGAGCAACGGCAGCTCTTCGAGCAGCTCGCGCTGTACAGCGACCGGGCGCTCGAGCACATACCGCTCTCGTTTGTGCTAGGCTTTTACGTTTCGTTCGTCGCAGGCCGCTGGTGGGACCAGTTCACCAGCATCCCCTGGCCGGACAGGCTGGCGCACGTCGTTCTCGCATACGTCAGTGGTGGCGACGAGCAGGGGCGCCTGCTGCGACGCACCATGATGCGTTACGCCAACCTAGGTCTGGTGCTCGTGCTAAAGTCGGTAAGTGGTTGTGGAGCTGTTTGTGATCAAACGCACACACAACGGAGCGTGTATACTGGTTGCTGTAACAAGGGGATGAATAGGCACAAGATTAGGAGACGTGGTCactagaagaataaaaaaatgagcACAAAGAAATAACGCAGGCAATAGTGTTCGCTTACCGGTATGCCTCGATGGGCCACCAGACTCAGATGTCGCACGGCGAAGAGAGACCCCTTCACCTAACATCGGTTAAGGGTACTTCCGACTGCTCTTAGGAACTACGACGTTCGCTCGGTTCTCTTTCATTTTTTACTGCACAAAAGTTGGTTTCGCCGTTATTTGAATTTACATCGCGGCTAGGCACGCGACATTCAGTGGTAAGACCAAAAGGTTGTCTTGGAGCCCCCCTCCAAAGAAGCCACCTATTATATAGGTTAAGCGCGATCAGTCCCCACTTTCAACGCAGAGCAGCACAAGCCTGTTTGTCAAAACAACAAAGGTCCTTTGTGTATTGGGAGACTAGTGTACGACAGTACTGCTGTATGGCAGCACAACATCCACGACTATATAAGGGCGGAATAAACCCTGTTGGGCACTTGCCCGCCCAGAGAGTCGGTGGCTGTGTCTTATAAGCTCGCTCGACATAGTGTCAAAAGAGGGCGGGATCCGTCTCCGCTGAATCCGTGCTTTACAGCTTCGACACACTGCCTGGCCCCACCGCCGCAGCTCTCCGTTGAAGAAGTCAGCTTCCCTCCGTCATGGCCACCGGGGAAGGCTCCACTGGGACGTCCGCTGCTTAGTCGACCACTCCGTTCATGCAAGGCATGGCCCAGCTGCGTCCACCACCGGCGTTTGACTTTGACAGCCCCAGCTCCTGGTCTTCATGCCTGCTGTAGTACGAGGACTACTCGTTCACCACCGGACTCTACGCCACTCCCACGGAGGTCCAAGTGCGCTCCATGCTTCACTGCATGGGCCCGCAAGCGAGGGTTGCCCTTGCGTCCACTACGCTGCGAGAGGCGGACCTGAAGGAAGTCGCCGCGATGATGAAGTCGTTCACTGAGCACTTTGTCCACCCGCCAAATGAGCTGTACAAGTCAGCGCACTTTCACCGGCATACGCAGAAACCGGGTGAGACGGCCGACGCGTTTTTCACTGCGCTCTGGACGATGGTCAAGTGCTTGAACTATTCCTCGCCCGAAGAGCGGCTCGTCCGAGACCGTTTTCTCGTGGGTTTGCTTGACCGCAAGCTCTCGGACCAGCTTTGTCGGAACCCGAGAATGACGTTGCACGAAGCGCTCATGCGCATTCGCCAATACGAAGACGCTGAAGGCTCGCGACTCGGTTTATTCATCGccgctcgccgtcgacgccgctAGCCTTCGCAAAGGAAAGCCAGCGCCAGCTGATAACCGAGCAGCTGTGCCCACTCTGCGGGCGCGCATCACACCCTCGCGCCGACTGTCCGGCTCGCAGAGCGTCCTTCAACTTTTGCAGCAGGAGTGGCCACTTCGAGAACGTGTGCCTGAAGAAGCGCGTCAAGGGCAAGCACGCGCATGCCTTCTGCCAGCTCCATCGAGCTACATGCAGTTGAGGGAGAGCGCCCGAACGCGAAGTTTGTCGAGGTACTCGTCAATAGGGGACCAAGGTAGACTCCGGCACCGAAGTTACTGTCATACCCGGTATGTTTCCCGGAGTCCCCTCGAAGCTTCAAGACCCAAGAGCGAGTTGAAAGGCCCTGGCAACAACATCCTGCCTGTCATAGGCACTTACGTCCCTACCCTGCCGTGGCACGGCAAGTCTAACAAGCAGCTGCTCTACGTCCTGGTAACCAAGACGGTCCCGCTGCTGGGATTCCCGGCAATCCAAGCCTAGGGCTAAGTCTCTCGACCAAGTCTCGGGGACTCCACAGGCGACTTGTGTCTCGATCTCAGCCTCTTCCGAGGACTTGGGACGCTCCCCGAAGCCTACAGTATCCGGCTGCAACCCAGCGGTGCGCCTTTCTCCTTAAGCGTACCCCGGCGCCTTCCACTCCCTCTCCGCGCCATCGTCAAGACTGAGCTAAACAAGCTAGAAGCAGAGGGAGTGATTCGTCGGGTGGACACACCAACTGACTGGTGTGCTGGACTGGTTATCGTCTCGAAGGTCTCGGGCGGCTATCGGTTCTGCGTGGACCTAACGCGCCTCAACGAGGCGATTCTCCGAGAACGTCACGTGGTTCCTACTGTGGAACAATGCCTCGGGTTGCTCGGATAAGCCACAGTTTTCTCCAACGTGAAGCTTCCACCAGGTCAAGCTGTCCCCCGAGTCCCATGAATACACCACGTTCATAACCCCGTTTGGCCGCTATTGCTTCCCCCGGCTTTACTCCACCAAGTACTTTACGTACCGGGGATGCTGTTGGCAACTGGCGATAGACTTTTGCGCGCACCGCTAGATTCCCCTCCATCCAACCGAGAGAAACAATTCGAGCTCTTCGCACAAGAGATCGTCCGCTCCTTCCCAGACATCGTCTCGTCGCAGCTCTAGCACCTGCGCCACGCACATGCTAACGACGGTATAGTGCAGTCTGCTGCTTCAGTACTGCGCCAACAGCTGGCCCCGGCAGTTGGTACTAGCAGTACCAAGGGGACCTCAGCGTCTGTGACGCACTGCTTCTGAAAGGGTCCCGCATTGTCGTGCCTTCCGCCCTTAAGTGCCGCACGCTCGAGCTTCTTCATGACGGGCATCACGGCGTCAACCAATGCAAATCTTTGGCTCCGGAAATAGTCTGGTGGCCGTGCATCAACAACCAGATGCACACTGGTGGCTAACTGTCCCATGTGCGCCGAAACCAAGGTGCAGCGCTCGGAGACCATGCTGCCGTCACACTACAACTCGGCTCTGGGGAAGGTGGGTGCCGAGCTTTTTCAAATGAACGGCCAGGACTACGTCCTTCTGGTGGATTACCTGTCACGCTTTTCGGAAGTCATCAGCCTGCGCTCAACGACAGCACCTGACATCATCAATGCCATCAAGAATGTCTTAACGCGCCGCAGGATTCCGAGACTGGTGCGCAGCGAGAACGGTCCTCAGTTTGCTGCAAGAGAGTTCTCCGCCTTCGCCGAGTCCTGCGGCTTCCGCCACATCACAAGCAGCCCCCGTTTTCCACAGTCGAACGGGCCGGTGGAACGAATGGTAAGGTCGGTCAAGGACCTGCTTCGGAAGGCGGATGATCCCTACCTGGTGCTTCTGGCATACCGGGACACCCCTGGGATAAACGGAGTGGCACTGCTCAGCTGCTCACGGGCAGGTGCCTACAGACCCGGGTACCGCAGACGTCGCACCAGCTGGAGCCGGCCTGGCACCCGTCGGTCCCATTCACTCGGCGTGACCAGGACCCAGGCCGGCGAGCGGGCCTGGATACGGCACGGCAATTCCCCCGCGACCATCATGGGGCCAGCTCAACGCCCCCGCTCATACGTGGTAGATGCCGGATGCACCTGGTTTCAACGACGGGACGTCCTGCGGAAGGCACCACCAGCCCACCTGGAACTCCCGCGGTGGTGCTGACAGCCATGTCCACATCAACGCCTGCAGCTGCTAGAGCACCCCAAGAGCAGAGAATCGCATCGCCTCGGGAAAGCACCTCCACGGAAGAGGCACCCCGCGGTTCTACTTCTACGTCACGCGTCTCAAGGTTCGGCAGAAAGATCTGCAGGCCGAGAAGGCTCGACCTGTGAACGTTTTCTTTCGGAGTAAGAGTTCCTCTATTTTGTTGTTTCGTTTACCGAAGGGAGGATGTAGTGTACGGCAGTACCGCTGGATGGCAGCACAGCATCCGCGACTATATAAGGACTGAATAAACCATGTTGGGGACTTGACCGCCCGGAGCGTCGGCTGTCATTCACTCGCTCGACAGAAGCGTccttctttgttttcctttttcgggTTCTGTTTTCCATAGTGAGGCTTGATTATAATCGTGTAGCGCTACGTAGCTCCAGTGCTACACGTGCATTGCGTGCTCAACACCGTCAGCTTGAACGCCGCACTTAAATTTCTATGTCTTTGACTGTATATGCAGTCTGTCTGTATGCGATAAACAGAAACGGGAAGGGACAGACATGACGTTAACCAAGTACGTGCCCGGTTGATCGCACTGCCCTAGGTGATGGAAAAATGGGGAAATATAAGAACAAGAAAATACAAGGAATAACCCCCGGCTTTAAGAAATGCGGAATGATGTGATCTGCACATTCTGGGGGACGGTGCATCGGCAGGTATCTGAATGATGGCTCAGTTCTGGAGCATGTATTTACGTTCCGTGTGGTGTTTCTCCATGCGTAGAGCTTCTAACCGTAAAGATCACTGCTCGTATCGCAGGTGAGCGGTTCGGTGAAGAAGCGCTTTCCGAGTATGCGGCACCTAGTGGAAGCGGGCTTCATGACGGCCGAGGAAAGGTCCCTGTACGAGGCAACACCTAGCCGCACAAATCGTCACTGGCTGCCTTCGGTGTGGTTTGTCAATCTGGCCAACGTGGCCGTACAGCAAGGACGGCTTCAGTCCGGACCACCGGTCAAGCATCTACTCGAAGAGCTCAACCATTTCCGCGCAAAGTGTTCGCTCCTATGGTGCTACGACTGGGTCACCGTACCGCTCGTCTACACACAGGTGCAGTTCTCTTGATTCATCATACTGCTTAAGTAGTGAACGTTGGTGCATTTTCTCCGACTTGCAATTTATTGGAAAAGTAGGCACTTGATTCGTGAGCTCTGTAGGTGCCCATTCTGTAAGTCCTCGTAAATCTATTTAATCAAACGCCGATTCTATAGTCAAGAAAACATCTAAAGGAATCCCTGACTGCAGACAGTGTACCTTATTCCTCCAGCGCACAATCTTCGCAACGAAATTTCAAAAGATACTTGGACAGAGGCACCAACGGACGTGTGCTCTTGAAGGCGTTTCTGGGGCCTTCACTGGTAAATATAACATAAAGTCAGTGAAACCCGCACCACCAAAAGTATGGTCGATTTAAACCCAATGAAGAAATGAATGAATAGAGGTGTAAAACCCAAAAATAAAATTTAGAGAAAGATCAactaaaaaaactcagtgcccttccactctgtaaagaacgatgaccagcgaagctgtgtatgtgagccccttaatggcgaactgcacctccgccgtgggtcggaccggcattgcactgtattcgggatcggcccacgtatggagagtgcttaactcttgcttcacctccgccgctggtagGCCTGACATTGCACCATCattgggatcggctcacgtatgggagagagtttaacgcctgcttcacttccgccgctgGTCGACTCAgcgttgcactatcttctgtatcggtccacgtatggggagggcttaacgcctgcttcatctccgccgcgggtcagcccgacattgcattatcttcgggattttttccTACGTGCGGACACGGTTGTGGGGAAAATAGTGctcagcagcttcgctgtaaaaaggcaCGACGCTTTATTCAGCGTTGGAAGATGAACGGTCTGAACACTAGTACGCTTCCCGCGGTCCGATATGGGCCAGCGACAAACTAGCTGTGCTAGTGACGTGTGCCCCTTGAATATTTTTGCGCCGATTTCCGTTTCGACACTCGTGTGTGTTTCTTCatcttcaccttcctcctgggagactgcgctgaccagctcagacccgcaagagcagcgacggctgatccggtgggcacgcggagtggcgcgagccaatggggccctgaactaggggctccaccctgcgaggaagtcgcccaatctcatcacaaataaatgttctctctctctctctctctctctctacccgtCTCCTTAAATAATGTTTCCCCCCTGTAGGGTAATAAATCAGGctttttctggttaacctccctgcctttcctctgtttctctctctttgcAAAGAGCGAAATGTCCCAAAGACGGATTTGTTCTTGCATTAGAGTGCAGTAACGCGTTCACCTGCAGATGCAAAAGTGGGAAGATGTTCTCGCAAACGGTCATAGTTTTCAAGATGGTGGAGTCTATGAACTCAAATTAAAACGGCCTGTAGAGAAGCTGCGCAACCAAAGCGAGCGCCGttttgcatatacagggtgtcccagctaactttcgccagagtttaaaaatatgctgatGCAGTCTAAGACGACGCTACTAAATGAATGTTGCTAACTACTGTATAGAGTAATTCAGGCtcttttttgtattctgcttaattgcctaattagtcaagattaatcaACCAACTTCTGGGGCAACGACATTACGCAAGAAATTCCAATAAAGCTGTAGAGTGGTTTGCAACATGTCCATTTAAcgagtttctaactttctatctattaagcaTTCGTTGTTTTCCGCTTACTGCAGACGTcggaaaaatacaaaaaaagaaaaaaaaactcgtctgGCTAATGTtatctgggacaccctgtattacAGAAAAGCGCATTTAGCTATGGCAACGATGCTGAAAAAAAGAGCAGAGGTGTAAAAGTGTCGCTTCTAGTTTGCTTTTCTCTTCTATCAATCGCCTTTACTGGTTTTATTCGGTAAGTTACCTTTAAAAGCTGCACCGGGCCCCTCCCCTTCTTCCAAATGTCTCGTCATTCAACAAAGCTGAGAGCAGAAACTGTCGGCGTCACGCCTGATAAAACTCCATGCTTATTTGTGCGTAGTCGCTCAGTGAAGATACTTCTGTTTTGTCTGCACCACGGTGTAAGCTACATCTTATACCGTGGCCCACACAAACAAAGACGCCAGCGCTGCCGCGCCTTCGTGGCGTTACACTCTGAAGTTTGCTTCGTGCCTGTGGCGTCTTACATAAATCGTGAACAACCGCTGTCCAAACGGACGAGCAGCCAGGATTTCTTGCATCCCTAACAACCTTATTGTGCCGATTTTGACTGGAAGTGGCGTACACGAACGCTTACTCctatcgtatgggaatggccgataGCCCAATGTGGGACTCCTGTAGgcgcgaggaaaccatcgagcacctattgtgtaacTGTCCTCGCTGCCACGTACGTCTCTCTCTCCGGACAACTTTAAGCCAATGGGACTTGAGACCATCCTGAGTCAGATACTCGAACCGTGCACACCGTACACGTCCGTACACGTCACTGGCACAAAAaacgattcgtgcactagtagtACTGGTttgagagaccgcttatagtgtccctgtgcctCCTCCCATGTGCATTCAGTGCTCCTCTTCTCCCTCTTTATATTGCGCTTTTCCTTACCCCAAGTGGTGGGAAACAAACCGGACGCCCGTCGGGTTGATCTCCCTGCCTCTCCTCTCCTTGTGTTCTGTTTCCTTCTCTATATGTCCGTTTTCTTACAGCACATAAAGCTTCTGAAGACCAAAAGTTAAAATTCAGGCCACCAAGCTGGAAATATAAACTAGTTCAGAGATGAACtctaaatatgtttttttttttaagttccgAGACGGCGCCGACGAAGAACATACGTAACCAATCTCTTTAACCGCAGGTGGTGACGCTGACAACGCACTTGTTCTTTGTGACGTGCCTAGTGGCGCGCCAGAGCTTGGACAAGGAGAAAGGTTATCCGGGCCACCAGTTGGACGTCTACTTTCCCTTCTTCACATTCCTGCAGTTCATCTTCTTTATGGGATGGCTCAAGGTGATAAAGTAACTCGCGGTTAGCTTGCAAGTAGATTCGATAGccgcgaagaaaaagaaaagcactgtTGCGGTGCCACGTGGCTTTCAAACAGTTAGCGAAAATACTCGGCTTGCGGACTGACTTGTCATTGCTACTGCTAGAAATGGAGTTGTGTGTCTCGCTTTCGGTTGCCAGTGAACCAATCAGATGGGTTTCGCGAAGATGCATCGAACATACGACAAAATGTGAAcccatttccatttttttttttaccaagcttatATGCATGCCCAAAACACGAACAAAACTTGATGGCTCTTAGGTGAAACTTTCTGTTCGTTAAGCGGAATATGGGCACGTTGTAACCACCTGAACAAACAACTAAAGTGGCCCTTCAACAAGATTCTAAGTCGTGTTTTTCTGTCGGCATATCAACACGACGATGCTAAAGTGAGATGGAAGCTGTCAGAGCAGCGAGAGCAGGCATAATTTGTTGCGCACCATGCGTGCTGTCTTTGACGTTCTGCCAAGGGTAAAGTTGCAGGTTCGATTCCGGTGCAAAAAAAGGGTAAGGCGCGCAGACACGGATacgagagaagtggacaacacgaacgccggtgtTCACTTCTCTTcccttgtgtccgtgtctgcacgccttaccatTCTTTttcattatgaatccttaccaattgactagctcagctttctgtcgttctaaataTCGATTCCCAGTAATGGCCACTGTTGAGTTGGGGGCGGATAGCAAAAACGAGCTTGTACTATAATGTAAGCGCTCATTAAGGAACACTGCGTGGTCGAAATTAATTGGCAGCCCTCTGCTACGGCGTCTCTTATAGCCCAGATGTTGCTTTAGCATAAGCATTCATAGGCATGTGCACACCCACCCGGCCTTCAATAGTTCATGTCAGTTACAAAGCGTGGAACGTAGACTATTCGCGCGTTTGCACATATATATCTGTTGCTGTTGCAGGTCGCCGAGCAGCTGATAAACCCGTTcggggaagacgacgacgacttcGAGACCAACTGGCTCATCGATCGACACACGCAGGTCTCGTGGTCGTGGCACTTCTGTTTCTTCAGTTTAATAGCATGGTACATCGTTCGAAAAACCTGAATAGTACGAAGTCGGACTATAGTTGTTTGCGTTGAACATGGCGACCAAAATCAACGACAAGTCAAGGGGGTCTACAGGAAGCTGACTTTACGTGGAAGCTAAGCTATATATGCCTATAAGACTGAAAGACTTTGTTGATAGCGTTGGTGTTTTTGTCTTGTCATGTAATTTCTGTAACTGAAGCGCTCTCTCCAAGTGAATCCGCATCCTGTCCTATCAGTTTGTAGCACAGAGCACTTGACAAGGGCGCGGTCAGCAAGCCGTTTTCCTTGTTTTTACACTGGAGTATGTATTCATGATAGTGGGTCCACGCATTTCCGCCATCCTCTCGTAGCAACGCCTTTTAGAAACGGATGGATGCGATGCCGACAGAGAACGAAACAGGAAGCGCTGCTCAATTGGCAAACAGCTTCTTAATTGTACAACTCCCTAACTCGTTCATTTACTGTATTCCTCTCAGGGTGATTGTACAGAGCAGAACGTACGTTACATCCTGAATCCCAGACGCTATAGCTAGTAAATTAAATAGTTTTCGTTTTTCGTGAATGTTTCATGGACGTCATCGCCATCCCGGGGTAGTAGCACATCGAGAAGCTGGGTAATTAAGAAAATTAACAGCGTGACAACACAACCGGCGCGTCTTGCACAGTTACAATTTCATAAGAGTGATAACCTAATGAAAAGCAGCCACcgtcaaaaagcaaaacaatgtatGGGGAGTGGATATGGTGCGTTGGCGTCTTTATTGCTGCAATGTTCGGGTACTAGCACGGTGAAAACCTGCCTACCTGGAGTCGCGTGAAAGCTATCTATATACCGCAAATAACGTGGGAGGGAACACTTAAAATCAAATCAAATGATTCGTTTCTCTTTGCAGTCGTATGAAATTTCACCATCTCTTGTACGCTGTGCGTTTGTTTTGGCATCCCTAAGTAAATTTTTCCTAATGGCATGTTTCCAACAGCATGGACGCTACGAGTGGCGAGTACTTGCCGCTGATGATGGACAGCAAGACAATGCTCTTTCTGTTAAGACCTCACCGCCCTTTTCGTCTCGAAGACTTCACATGTTTTAATGCTAACAAGGGTGAAGAGGACGGCCGGATCAACGTTGTCTGGCCAGCTACTTCGTTGGGTGTCGGGACGAAGAGGGAATTCTGGCGCATGAATCCCGTCCCATGTAGGAGGTAGGTGTTAGGGCCGCCCGAGCCTAGGTACTCCAGGGGGTAAATATGAAAGCGCCCAGGCTTATCTGAAGGCAGGACAGCGCACTCGCATACCATGAAATGCTACTTGGTCACAACTATGCTtcaaaatacccgccgtggttgcttagtggccatggtgttggcctggtgagcacgaggttgcaggatcgaatcccggtcacggcggccacatttcgatgggggcgaaatgcgaaaacacccgtggtacttacatctaggtccacgttaaagaaccccaggtggtccaaagttccggagtcccctaccacggcgtacctcataatcaggtcgtggttccggcacgtaaaacccaataattaaaaGAAATGCTTTGAACTGCGCAGGTGTCGTACATGGCGGTGGACGAGATGTACGGAAAGTTCCCTCCCATGGAGCGGGACCTACACTGGGACAGCCAGGAACCCGACCTACCCTACACCGCGGCTGCCATCGTGCACAAGATACCCACCTACCGCGGCTCGGCTGTTAACGTGGGGTGACGAGCGAACTTGACCGCGGTGCGGCCCACCTTTGGGTCATCTGTCCCGTGCTACACTATCCATGCTTTCCCTGAAGTGCTGTCCTCGTTCTACATT
This Dermacentor albipictus isolate Rhodes 1998 colony chromosome 1, USDA_Dalb.pri_finalv2, whole genome shotgun sequence DNA region includes the following protein-coding sequences:
- the LOC139054081 gene encoding bestrophin-3-like: MGGSKDRRGAISRERVADVAVIGAMTIAYQADVSTSTLLGFWKLVARWRGSVYKLIYKEMLVYGAAFTAIAIWYRRFMTAEQRQLFEQLALYSDRALEHIPLSFVLGFYVSFVAGRWWDQFTSIPWPDRLAHVVLAYVSGGDEQGRLLRRTMMRYANLGLVLVLKSVSGSVKKRFPSMRHLVEAGFMTAEERSLYEATPSRTNRHWLPSVWFVNLANVAVQQGRLQSGPPVKHLLEELNHFRAKCSLLWCYDWVTVPLVYTQVVTLTTHLFFVTCLVARQSLDKEKGYPGHQLDVYFPFFTFLQFIFFMGWLKVAEQLINPFGEDDDDFETNWLIDRHTQVSYMAVDEMYGKFPPMERDLHWDSQEPDLPYTAAAIVHKIPTYRGSAVNVG